The Miscanthus floridulus cultivar M001 chromosome 7, ASM1932011v1, whole genome shotgun sequence genome includes a region encoding these proteins:
- the LOC136467171 gene encoding homeobox-leucine zipper protein HOX7-like — protein sequence MELELSLGDSRAPAKSTFTPALTPIHAGEGEGHELALELGVGTAKRAEQDNQKTLVQAEDVQEEEEETRSYSESPVELSLICPLLPASAEIGTVNSEVCVRGFDVNTVLVDGDTAQGRSLSTSSLPLEVPVRQTADQEAAEDEAISGVGGGTRKKLRLSKQQSAFLEDSFKAHSTLSPKQKSDLANRLSLRPRQVEVWFQNRRARTKLKQTEVDCEYLKRCCENLSQENRRLQREVAELRAQRVSTIAAYPFYGHHLPAAGFSTARVCPSCDNKKATAHYTAISAPPAVVPPPSSVPTLFARPHFGPFTVHPVLRRQPSATS from the exons ATGGAGCTTGAGCTTAGTCTGGGGGATTCTCGAGCTCCAGCAAAGAGCACTTTCACGCCTGCACTGACTCCTATACACGCAGGTGAAGGAGAAGGCCATGAGCTTGCGCTAGAGCTAGGAGTAGGGACTGCCAAAAGAGCTGAACAAGACAATCAAAAGACACTCGTGCAAGCAGAAGATgtgcaggaagaagaagaagaaacacgCTCATACAGCGAGTCACCTGTCGAGCTGAGCCTCATCTGCCCTTTGCTGCCTGCCTCAGCAGAAATAG GAACCGTGAATTCAGAGGTGTGCGTACGAGGATTTGATGTGAACACTGTTTTGGTGGATGGAGACACAGCACAAGGAAGATCTTTGTCAACTTCGTCCTTGCCTTTGGAGGTTCCTGTTCGGCAGACAGCTGATCAGGAAGCTGCAGAGGATGAGGCGATTAGTGGGGTTGGCGGGGGAACAAGGAAGAAGCTGAGGCTGTCCAAGCAGCAATCTGCGTTCCTGGAGGATAGCTTCAAGGCACACAGCACACTTTCCCCA AAACAGAAGAGTGATTTGGCGAACCGGCTTAGCCTTAGACCGCGCCAGGTGGAGGTCTGGTTTCAGAACAGAAGAGCGAG AACTAAGCTAAAGCAAACGGAGGTGGACTGTGAGTATCTGAAGCGTTGCTGCGAGAACCTATCACAGGAGAACCGAAGGCTCCAGAGGGAGGTGGCAGAGCTGCGTGCCCAGCGTGTTTCCACCATCGCTGCCTACCCGTTTTACGGCCATCATCTGCCTGCAGCGGGGTTCAGCACTGCCCGAGTGTGCCCCTCATGCGATAATAAGAAGGCCACAGCTCACTACACTGCTATCAGCGCACCACCAGCAGTAGTGCCACCACCATCCTCGGTGCCAACCTTGTTCGCCAGGCCTCACTTCGGTCCCTTCACCGTCCACCCAGTGCTCCGCCGCCAGCCGTCGGCGACCTCGTGA